caaaaatacACCACAACTTCACAAAGTAACTAATActgtatatacatatttactttaattaattacttaataaatttaaattttaaaaatttaatattttatcactaaaataaatTCATTCTCACAAGTCAACGAAAAAATCGTCGATATTCAAGTCGCCAAACTCCTCACCGCAATAATTCTCCGACCCCAAAAAATCCGGTAAATTAAACGGCAAGTCATTATCAAATCCAAACGATTCAAAGTTAACGGAATCTAAACCGTCAAACGGCGTTAACTCGGCGTTATCACGGAGCACTGAAGTCGGCGACATATTACTGTTACTCCTTGTTCCTTCACTTCCGCTACTACTTTGACTTTCAACGGTAACGGTTTTACTAACGGTGACTCGTGGAAAGTTCGTAACGGCAGCCGATCCTTTTAGTTTCACGGCAGCGTTGTCGTAAACCGTCGCAGCTTCTTCAGGTGTATCAAAAGTTCCTAACCATACACGCTTCCTCCTGTACGGATCTCGGATCTCCGCCGCAAACCGTCCCCAAGGTCTCCGACGAACGCCTCTAAACCTGTTCGACGTTGATCCGTTACTCCGTTTAGCGGATTTAAACGACGGCGTAGTGAAACCGATCACCGAAACGTGTTTCTTCACTCGCTTCACAATTCGATCTTCATCACCGCTAGATGAATCGGTTGCGTACGGATCAGTTAACGTGATCCGTACAATCCTCGGGCTAATCATCTTCGCCGGAGAAACTTCAACGAATTTACTCGTTGTGGTGACGTGTTCAGAGAACTTGACATCCGATCGTACGGAGATCGTACGATCGACTTCCATATCAGTTCTCCAGTAATAATTGAAAACAACGGAGTAACAAATTAGCGGTGAGTTAACTTAGATTTGTTATTTTGGCGGGAAAGTTTCCCTCCAATTCTGAGGGAAGGGAGAAGAATCCGGAATGTGCTGATTTGAGGTGAAAGAGTGTATATAAAGGAAAGAGAGTGTAAAAATATAAATTCCAACACTTTTTGAGTTTTGACGGTGGAAATAAATTTATTTTAGTCCCTCcacttttttatttttttcagtaCTACACAAatataatcatttttttttataaagccaaatttttttactaatctataaaaatgattacaactaAGAGCTATCAGCTCAAATATACGAACTCGAAATACATAGTCGATGAATAAGATTACAACGAAGAGCTAATAGCTCTATTATAAAGATTACACACTAAATTATGGAAGGAATCAAGTTTTAAGGAAAAAGTACAATTTGTCAAGTTTTCTTACGGCATAGATCTACTTGTAATGACAAGCTGTGTATGATTAAGGTGCACTGCTATTTAAATAGCGACAAAGCACCGTCACCATACTCAATTTGTCCAACGCCACAGGGAGCCTTAAGAATTGAACAAAAAACCTTTAGTTAACCTATTCCTTTTTTCGTGTTTTCTGCCACATCATAGATTTTCGGTGTCGTTAACCAAGTTTGCCAATCCATTTTTTGATTTTTCCAACAACATTTTCTCCCATCGAAGCATTAAGATTGGATCTCGAAAAATAAAGATGGAACAGTGGAATTATGTTTCCCAAAAACCCGTTCGTTTCGGTTTTTCCAAAGGTAGTAACTCGTGACTCATCTAACGGCTTGCCAAATAGAAATACCAGTTTCATTCTCGAGGTTTGGGTTCGAGCCGGATGTTATATCAGTGGGGGTTGAGATGTGAAGATTGTCAAGAGACCACCACTTCCGGATTCTTTCCCATGTGTCACTGGCGAAATTGCACGAAATAAGGATGTGGTGCAAGGTTTCTAATCCATCGTCGCAAATCGGGCAACGTGTTGAATCAAGAACAATCCCGCGTTTGTCGATCTCGGTTCTAACGGGAAGTTTATTTTGCTTGGCCCTCCATACAAATATTCCAACTTTTTGAGGGATTAAAGTATTAATTGGCGTAGGGGATGTTTGTACATGACTAGTGGTGATCTCATTGAGGATATTAGTAAGAGATACAGTAGTGAAAATGCCATTTTTACCATATTTTCATGTTTAAATTATGGTAGGAATCAAGTTTAAAGAAAAAAAGTACAATTTCTCAAGTTTTCTTACGGCATGAATTTACCTAGTAATGACAAGCTGTGTATGATTAAGGTGCACTGCTATTTAAATAGCGACAAAGCACCGTCACCATACTCAATTGGTCCAACGCCACAGGGAGCCTTAAGAATTGAACAAAAAACCTTTAGTTAACCTATTCCTTTTTTCATGTTTTCTGCCACATCATAGATTTTACGTGTCGTTAACCAAGTTTGccaatccatttttctatttttccaACAACAATTTCTCCACTCGAAGCATTAAGATTGGATCTCGGAAAATAAAGATGGAACAGCGGAattatgtgtgacgatcgctctaaatccatatggacgaacacgtcattcatcgatttcattgcgaggtatttgacctctatatgagatgttttgtaaacattgcattattttgaaaaggcacaccataaatgaatatttaaatcaaaggtttttgacatttgatgatttctacatatagacaatcaccgtaaataatagtttacaatagtacttccattgacaatgcagtcaaaataagatacacggtgatgatttggtgaatgcaacgtttccttgataaacatgtcatgtaagactccatgcacatagcttgtctaacatataagcaaacagcggaagacttctagggaacctgagaataaacatgctaacaagtgtcaacacaaaggttggtgagttcatagttttaatgtttcgtataatctgtatataaaggtggatcacaagatttcagttgtttcatccagaaacgtttatcaaaatattctacaagattgagcaccctggtaactaaacttaacttatatataatctgtaccctttgtataatcatcttaataatacacgcaaaccaacgtgtacgcttctcaaatagcatacatccgttaaaaggctagtgctctagctcggacggggatatcaagccctatggatccatatactactactcgcgcccaccagttcttataactggcagttactagttaccaaagctaagggattttcggttcaaactcagtgtagaatttagtatgtacttgtatccattgtgtttaaaataaagtgcatgtattctcagcccaaaaatatagattgcaaaagcaattaaaaagggagcaaatg
The window above is part of the Rutidosis leptorrhynchoides isolate AG116_Rl617_1_P2 chromosome 1, CSIRO_AGI_Rlap_v1, whole genome shotgun sequence genome. Proteins encoded here:
- the LOC139882849 gene encoding pathogenesis-related genes transcriptional activator PTI6-like, which translates into the protein MEVDRTISVRSDVKFSEHVTTTSKFVEVSPAKMISPRIVRITLTDPYATDSSSGDEDRIVKRVKKHVSVIGFTTPSFKSAKRSNGSTSNRFRGVRRRPWGRFAAEIRDPYRRKRVWLGTFDTPEEAATVYDNAAVKLKGSAAVTNFPRVTVSKTVTVESQSSSGSEGTRSNSNMSPTSVLRDNAELTPFDGLDSVNFESFGFDNDLPFNLPDFLGSENYCGEEFGDLNIDDFFVDL